The following coding sequences lie in one Moritella viscosa genomic window:
- the flmB gene encoding putative flagella assembly protein — protein sequence MIPYGKQEITQADITAVVDVLQSDFLTQGPQVPAFEKSLTDFTGAKHALAVNSATSALHIACLALGLGQDDILWTTPVTFVASANCGLYCGSKVDFVDINPQTYNLCPIELEKKLVIAKTKQQLPKVLVAVHLCGQPCDMKSIHALSLEYGFSIIEDASHAIGGRYLESPIGAGQYSDITVFSFHPVKIVTTAEGGAALTNSDHLAEQMTLFRSHGITCDPALMQGESDGGWYYQQIELGFNYRMTELQAALGVSQMQRLAEFVAARHRLAKRYNALLAELPVVIPFQLDNTYSGLHLYVIRLQLDKINLTHPQVFNALRENGIGVNLHYIPVHLQPYYQNMGFKHGDFPASEHYYQEAISLPLFHIMTVQQQDEVVAVLERILLPEVI from the coding sequence ATGATCCCATATGGTAAGCAAGAAATAACGCAGGCAGATATTACTGCTGTTGTTGATGTTCTACAGTCTGATTTTTTAACGCAAGGTCCCCAGGTTCCAGCGTTTGAAAAGTCATTAACCGATTTTACTGGTGCAAAACATGCCTTAGCAGTAAATAGTGCAACCTCTGCATTACATATTGCTTGCTTAGCATTGGGGTTAGGTCAGGATGATATTCTTTGGACTACACCTGTTACTTTTGTCGCATCCGCAAACTGCGGATTATATTGTGGTTCAAAAGTAGATTTTGTCGATATTAATCCACAGACGTATAACCTGTGCCCGATAGAATTAGAAAAGAAATTAGTTATTGCTAAAACAAAACAGCAATTACCTAAAGTATTGGTAGCAGTGCACTTGTGCGGCCAGCCTTGTGATATGAAATCGATCCATGCGTTATCGTTAGAATATGGCTTTAGTATTATCGAAGATGCATCTCACGCTATTGGTGGTCGCTATTTAGAGTCACCAATTGGCGCTGGGCAATATTCTGATATCACGGTATTTAGTTTTCATCCGGTTAAGATCGTTACTACCGCGGAAGGTGGAGCAGCACTGACTAATAGTGATCATCTAGCGGAACAAATGACGTTATTTCGTAGCCATGGTATTACGTGTGATCCGGCATTGATGCAAGGTGAATCTGATGGTGGTTGGTATTATCAGCAGATTGAACTTGGCTTTAACTACCGCATGACAGAGTTGCAAGCAGCACTGGGTGTATCGCAGATGCAGCGATTGGCTGAGTTTGTTGCAGCACGCCATCGTTTAGCAAAGCGTTATAATGCTTTATTAGCGGAATTACCTGTTGTTATCCCTTTTCAGTTAGATAATACATACTCGGGTTTACATTTATATGTGATCCGTTTACAACTTGATAAAATTAACCTGACGCATCCGCAAGTCTTTAATGCGTTACGCGAAAATGGTATCGGCGTTAACCTGCATTATATTCCTGTACATCTGCAGCCTTATTATCAAAATATGGGCTTTAAACACGGTGATTTCCCCGCTTCAGAGCATTACTATCAAGAAGCGATATCATTACCGCTGTTTCATATAATGACTGTACAACAGCAAGATGAAGTCGTTGCTGTTTTAGAACGTATTTTATTACCTGAAGTGATATAA
- a CDS encoding transposase, IS1595 family gives MRWPMGYRCPNCDHNKCCKLKSRALYQCNKCHFQTSLISGALFAHSKLPLTTWFLAIYFVTQEKNGISAPELSRLLGISYNATWRLKQKLMQAMKERDDEIPLVDYVQIDDAYWGGVRRGVRGRGAKGKRPFIAAVSINDEGHPICMRFSAVDGFNKIEITRWAKAHLTPKAIVISDGLACFRAVKDAEILHLAVVTGGGPDSVEWPYFKWVNTMISNVKNSMHGTYHAINQKHLPRYLAEFCFKFNRRFNLKNMLEQLIVSSIRTAPMPQRLLKLAEVRW, from the coding sequence ATGCGTTGGCCCATGGGTTATCGATGTCCTAATTGTGACCACAACAAGTGCTGTAAACTTAAATCAAGAGCGCTGTATCAATGCAATAAGTGTCATTTTCAAACTTCATTGATATCAGGAGCACTTTTCGCTCACTCTAAGTTGCCACTAACAACTTGGTTTCTTGCAATATATTTTGTAACGCAAGAAAAGAACGGTATCTCAGCGCCTGAACTATCAAGGTTACTTGGTATTTCGTATAACGCGACTTGGCGGTTAAAGCAGAAGTTAATGCAAGCAATGAAAGAACGAGATGATGAAATACCATTAGTTGATTATGTCCAGATAGACGATGCTTACTGGGGTGGCGTAAGACGTGGTGTTAGAGGCCGTGGAGCCAAAGGAAAACGCCCCTTTATTGCTGCGGTATCAATCAATGATGAAGGTCATCCGATTTGTATGCGTTTTAGCGCTGTAGATGGATTCAACAAAATAGAAATAACGCGTTGGGCTAAAGCTCACCTGACACCAAAGGCGATTGTTATTTCAGATGGTCTAGCGTGCTTTCGTGCAGTTAAAGATGCCGAGATACTACATCTTGCAGTCGTCACTGGCGGTGGACCAGATAGTGTTGAGTGGCCTTACTTTAAATGGGTTAATACAATGATAAGTAATGTTAAAAACTCAATGCACGGTACTTATCATGCTATTAACCAGAAGCATTTACCTCGATATTTAGCAGAGTTCTGCTTTAAGTTTAATCGACGGTTTAATTTAAAAAATATGCTTGAGCAGTTAATCGTATCAAGTATTCGAACGGCACCGATGCCTCAACGTCTGCTTAAGCTGGCTGAGGTTCGGTGGTAA
- a CDS encoding transposase, with amino-acid sequence MTKQELEAFAKEAAKGLKSQQDLLDFSQMLTKITVEAALNAELDDHLGYEKNQKETSRNYRNGHSSKTLKTEDGQFELDTPRDREGSFEPKLVKKNQTRFTSMDDKILSLYARGMTTRDIVDSFKEMYNADISPTLISKVTNAVIEEVNEWQNRPLDSIYPIVYLDCIVVKIRQDNRVINKAVFLALAINLDGEKELLGLWFAENEGAKFWLNVLTELQNRGVEDILIACVDGLKGFPDAINTVYPETHIQLCIVHMIRNSLRFVSWKDYKAVTADLKRIYQADTEDIALMERDAFSERWDDKYPQISKSWISNWENLNTFFRYPKDIRKAIYTTNAIESLNSVIRKEIKNRKVFPSDDSAKKVVYLAIRSASKKWSMPIHNWKAAMNRFIIEFEDRLKDHL; translated from the coding sequence ATGACAAAGCAAGAACTTGAAGCCTTTGCAAAGGAAGCCGCAAAAGGCTTGAAATCTCAACAAGACCTCCTCGATTTTAGTCAAATGCTAACTAAAATAACCGTTGAAGCTGCGCTCAATGCGGAGCTAGATGACCATCTGGGTTATGAAAAAAACCAGAAAGAAACCTCGCGAAATTACCGAAATGGACATTCATCCAAAACACTAAAAACTGAAGATGGCCAATTTGAACTTGATACACCCAGAGATCGCGAGGGTAGCTTTGAACCGAAGCTGGTCAAGAAAAACCAAACTCGTTTTACGTCGATGGATGATAAGATCCTGAGTCTCTATGCTCGAGGAATGACAACACGTGATATCGTTGATTCATTTAAAGAAATGTACAATGCGGATATCTCTCCAACCCTCATATCAAAAGTAACCAATGCCGTCATTGAAGAAGTAAACGAGTGGCAAAATAGGCCGCTAGATAGCATCTATCCTATCGTTTATTTAGATTGCATAGTCGTTAAAATACGCCAAGACAATCGCGTAATTAACAAAGCCGTATTTCTTGCTTTAGCCATAAACCTTGACGGTGAAAAAGAGCTGTTAGGCTTGTGGTTCGCTGAGAATGAAGGTGCTAAATTTTGGCTGAATGTATTAACAGAGTTACAGAATAGAGGTGTCGAAGACATCCTAATCGCGTGTGTAGATGGCCTGAAAGGCTTTCCAGATGCAATTAATACAGTTTACCCTGAAACTCATATCCAGCTTTGTATCGTTCATATGATTAGAAATTCACTACGATTTGTATCCTGGAAAGACTACAAGGCGGTAACGGCAGACCTAAAACGAATTTACCAAGCAGATACTGAAGATATAGCGTTAATGGAACGAGATGCGTTTTCAGAACGCTGGGATGATAAATATCCACAAATATCAAAGTCATGGATTAGCAATTGGGAGAACTTAAATACGTTTTTCAGATATCCTAAGGATATCAGAAAAGCGATTTACACAACGAACGCCATTGAATCACTTAACAGCGTTATACGTAAAGAAATCAAGAATAGGAAGGTATTTCCAAGCGATGATTCAGCTAAAAAAGTAGTGTATTTAGCGATCCGTTCAGCTTCAAAAAAATGGTCGATGCCGATCCATAACTGGAAAGCAGCCATGAATCGTTTTATCATTGAATTTGAAGACCGATTAAAAGATCATCTCTAA
- a CDS encoding membrane protein, producing the protein MYYVLCIMYYVLCIMYYVLCIMYYVLCIMYYVLCIMYYVLCIMYYVLCIMYYVLCIMYYVLCIMYYVLCDESKFS; encoded by the coding sequence ATGTATTATGTATTATGTATTATGTATTATGTATTATGTATTATGTATTATGTATTATGTATTATGTATTATGTATTATGTATTATGTATTATGTATTATGTATTATGTATTATGTATTATGTATTATGTATTATGTATTATGTATTATGTATTATGTATTATGTATTATGTATTATGTATTATGTATTATGTATTATGTATTATGTGATGAGTCTAAATTTTCGTAA
- a CDS encoding putative acetyltransferase gives MEKLKYIIKNIRRRLNININFLFAKRNIASFKGKPIINVRSEFNGRTHLGFNTHFNGLSITGKGRVFIGDNFHSGRDCLIISDAHDYKIAGKLPYDEKLITPDTIIEKNVWLGSRVIILAGITIGYGSIIQAGSVVVKNVPPLAIMGGHPAKQFSERSVSHYENLDSSHNT, from the coding sequence ATGGAAAAATTAAAGTATATAATTAAGAATATTAGACGGAGGCTAAATATAAATATAAACTTTCTTTTTGCTAAAAGAAATATTGCTTCTTTTAAAGGAAAGCCAATAATCAATGTAAGATCAGAATTTAATGGTAGAACTCATTTAGGTTTTAATACTCATTTTAATGGACTTTCTATCACTGGGAAGGGGAGAGTATTTATAGGTGATAACTTTCATAGCGGACGGGATTGTCTTATTATCTCTGATGCGCATGATTATAAAATTGCGGGAAAATTACCCTATGATGAGAAACTGATAACCCCGGATACTATTATAGAAAAAAATGTATGGCTAGGATCTCGTGTAATAATTCTGGCCGGTATTACGATTGGTTATGGTTCAATTATTCAAGCTGGTAGTGTTGTTGTTAAAAATGTACCGCCATTAGCAATCATGGGGGGGCATCCTGCGAAACAATTTTCTGAAAGAAGTGTTTCTCATTACGAAAATTTAGACTCATCACATAATACATAA
- a CDS encoding putative exopolysaccharide biosynthesis protein, whose amino-acid sequence MSPVFKNIFSYLFSSVFSAAIPFALLPILTRYLTPGEYGQIAMFSLLISALSALIGLSVHGASSRRFFELNVSENELARFNGNCVFILLVSTIATSITLYFSNDYLARYLSIPNYWVYFGVLTAFSSFLLNIRFVQWQIRGKTKAYGALQISNSILNVFLSLVFIILFNLGPEGRIYGISITSLLVLLVSFFLLRIDNLLIFEYNKKDVKYALEFGIPLVPHLLGGFLLLSIDRLVINKELGVEATGIYMVAVNLGLVVNVILSSVNKAYSPWLFSELNKNELSQKKKVVKISYLYFVFLLFFSALSFIIGPTILKFIVGEKFHSVADIVPIIILGQVFLGMYFIVTNYIFYAKKNKYLSMITISSGVLNIVLLVWLIPYLGIKGAAISFMIANLFQFVGTWIVSAKVFSMPWAVWKM is encoded by the coding sequence ATGAGTCCAGTTTTTAAAAATATTTTTTCATATTTATTTTCGTCAGTCTTTAGTGCTGCAATTCCATTTGCTTTATTACCCATCTTAACTCGTTACTTAACACCTGGTGAGTATGGGCAAATTGCTATGTTTAGTCTATTAATTTCAGCCTTAAGCGCTCTTATTGGACTAAGCGTGCATGGAGCAAGTAGCCGACGTTTTTTTGAACTGAATGTGTCAGAAAATGAATTGGCGAGGTTTAATGGCAATTGTGTTTTTATATTATTAGTCAGTACAATAGCCACGTCTATTACTTTATATTTTTCAAATGATTATTTGGCTAGATATTTATCTATTCCTAATTACTGGGTTTATTTCGGTGTGTTAACTGCTTTTAGTAGTTTTTTATTAAACATTAGATTTGTTCAATGGCAAATAAGAGGGAAAACAAAAGCATATGGTGCTCTTCAAATAAGCAACTCAATTTTAAATGTTTTCCTTAGTTTAGTATTTATTATTTTATTTAACTTAGGCCCTGAAGGGCGTATTTATGGGATTTCAATAACAAGTTTATTAGTGCTTTTGGTATCATTTTTTTTGTTGAGAATAGATAATCTACTTATATTCGAATATAATAAAAAAGATGTGAAGTACGCCTTAGAATTTGGTATACCTTTGGTCCCTCACCTATTAGGTGGTTTTTTGTTGTTATCTATTGATAGATTAGTTATAAATAAAGAACTTGGAGTAGAGGCAACTGGTATTTATATGGTTGCAGTGAATTTAGGCTTGGTAGTTAATGTAATCTTAAGCAGTGTTAATAAAGCGTACTCACCTTGGCTGTTTTCTGAATTAAATAAAAATGAATTATCACAAAAGAAGAAAGTTGTAAAAATATCTTATTTGTATTTTGTGTTTTTACTCTTTTTTTCTGCATTATCTTTTATTATAGGACCTACGATTCTAAAATTTATTGTTGGTGAAAAGTTCCATTCAGTAGCTGATATCGTGCCAATTATTATATTAGGTCAAGTATTTTTAGGTATGTACTTTATTGTTACAAATTATATTTTTTATGCTAAAAAAAATAAATATTTATCGATGATTACAATATCATCAGGTGTTCTAAATATAGTTTTACTTGTATGGCTAATTCCTTATTTAGGAATAAAAGGGGCTGCTATTTCGTTTATGATAGCTAATTTATTTCAATTTGTTGGGACGTGGATTGTAAGTGCAAAGGTATTTAGTATGCCTTGGGCTGTGTGGAAAATGTAG
- a CDS encoding membrane protein (No significant database matches), whose translation MVYYGSVNQKKALEHLLWRDDCVSCSEQLNSDIKVSLFSAYIFSFVLSPFFILYCFKRNDRYLLDSLKYNLDGYLLSIGIYISWYIRLKKNKPTLVVMSNDHNPINRTLMYACNDLSIKTLYVQHAPAVKGFPQLDFSYAFLEGQHAYQTYRIFERCKVTLVGSNINDLIKSNKIGCLIGISTGLISQVDEINDLVLELKRKYKIILRPHPADHRMSEWKNLALKNKIEYSNPCAQKPIEYLNNISILVGPMSGLLLEAAIKKVPSFCFNGSSSVPDWYSLLDNNVCIKIKNAAELFEILAEHPLKSLEDNAYEAAKFYYEITPNKSYMEVVNEKINEIF comes from the coding sequence ATGGTATATTATGGCTCCGTAAATCAAAAGAAAGCATTGGAACATCTACTGTGGAGAGATGATTGCGTAAGCTGTTCAGAACAATTAAATAGTGATATTAAAGTATCACTATTCTCTGCTTATATCTTTTCTTTTGTTTTGTCACCGTTTTTTATACTATATTGCTTTAAAAGAAATGATAGATATTTATTAGATTCTTTGAAATATAATCTTGATGGTTATTTGCTATCGATAGGTATTTATATCAGCTGGTATATAAGACTGAAAAAAAATAAACCAACATTAGTTGTAATGTCAAATGATCATAACCCAATAAATAGAACATTGATGTATGCTTGTAATGATTTATCAATAAAAACATTATATGTACAACATGCTCCGGCAGTTAAGGGGTTTCCTCAACTTGATTTTTCTTATGCGTTTCTTGAAGGTCAACATGCATATCAAACATATCGAATATTTGAACGATGTAAGGTCACACTTGTCGGTTCGAATATAAACGATTTGATAAAATCTAATAAAATAGGCTGCCTCATAGGTATATCTACTGGGTTAATTAGTCAAGTGGACGAAATAAATGATTTGGTCCTAGAGTTAAAAAGGAAATATAAAATAATATTGAGACCACATCCAGCAGATCATAGAATGAGTGAATGGAAAAATTTAGCTTTAAAAAATAAAATTGAATATAGTAATCCGTGTGCTCAAAAACCAATAGAATACTTAAACAATATTTCAATATTAGTTGGTCCGATGTCTGGACTCCTTCTGGAAGCTGCTATTAAGAAAGTCCCTTCTTTTTGCTTTAATGGTTCATCAAGTGTACCTGATTGGTACTCTTTATTAGATAATAATGTGTGTATTAAAATAAAAAATGCTGCTGAATTATTTGAAATATTAGCTGAACACCCTTTAAAATCTTTGGAAGACAATGCATATGAAGCCGCTAAATTTTATTATGAAATAACGCCAAATAAAAGTTATATGGAAGTTGTTAACGAAAAGATAAATGAAATATTTTAA
- a CDS encoding UDP-N-acetylglucosamine 2-epimerase, producing the protein MTKKILFLTGTRADFGKLKSLIHKVEGAEQFDAHIFVTGMHMIATYGMTAREVEKSGFQSIYKYINQNKHDSMDVILAKTIQGLSDYVKELQPDMIVVHGDRVEAMAGAIVGSLNNILVSHIEGGEVSGTIDELIRHSVSKMSHLHFVSNEKAKQRLLQLGECEQSIYVIGSPDLDIMTSSDLPKLQDVKKRYEIDFERYAVFMYHPVTTDVDSLPKNIRETIDALIESKQNYVVIYPNNDHGSEIIINELSRLKDNSNFKVFPSLRFECFLTLLKNAQFMVGNSSAGIREMPFYGLPSINLGSRQDNRSNAISILNCDEDSHVILELIDKSLISRFAPEQEFGTGESNKLFFKAINNENLWYTSSQKVFLDIKIKHEI; encoded by the coding sequence ATGACAAAAAAAATATTATTCTTAACCGGCACTCGTGCTGACTTTGGTAAGCTAAAAAGTTTGATTCATAAAGTTGAAGGTGCAGAGCAATTTGATGCACATATATTTGTGACAGGTATGCATATGATTGCAACATATGGAATGACGGCAAGAGAGGTTGAAAAATCAGGTTTTCAATCTATCTACAAGTATATTAACCAAAATAAACATGACTCTATGGATGTTATTTTAGCAAAGACAATTCAAGGACTATCTGATTATGTAAAAGAATTACAACCTGATATGATCGTTGTTCATGGAGACCGTGTTGAAGCGATGGCTGGTGCGATAGTCGGTTCATTGAATAATATTTTAGTATCACATATTGAAGGTGGAGAGGTGTCAGGAACGATTGATGAACTTATTCGTCACTCAGTGTCAAAGATGTCTCACCTTCATTTTGTGTCAAATGAAAAAGCAAAACAACGCTTATTACAGTTGGGTGAGTGTGAACAAAGCATCTACGTAATTGGTTCTCCTGATTTAGATATAATGACATCATCCGATCTACCTAAATTGCAGGATGTTAAAAAACGATATGAAATAGATTTTGAGAGATATGCAGTCTTTATGTATCACCCTGTCACAACTGACGTTGATAGCTTACCTAAGAATATTAGAGAAACGATCGATGCGTTAATTGAAAGTAAGCAAAATTATGTAGTTATATATCCAAATAACGACCATGGTTCAGAGATCATTATTAATGAATTGTCTCGTTTAAAAGATAATTCTAACTTTAAAGTATTTCCTAGTTTACGTTTTGAATGTTTTTTAACGTTGCTTAAAAATGCACAGTTTATGGTGGGGAATTCCAGCGCCGGAATCCGTGAAATGCCATTTTATGGTTTACCATCAATAAACTTGGGAAGCAGACAAGATAATCGCTCTAACGCTATATCAATACTCAATTGTGATGAGGATAGTCATGTGATTTTGGAGTTAATTGATAAGTCGTTGATAAGTCGTTTTGCTCCCGAACAAGAATTTGGAACTGGCGAAAGTAACAAATTGTTTTTTAAGGCTATTAATAATGAAAATTTATGGTATACATCAAGCCAAAAAGTTTTTTTAGATATAAAAATAAAACATGAAATTTAA
- the siaC gene encoding N-acetylneuraminic acid synthetase, with protein MTNPVFEISGRKVGLDYAPLVIAEIGINHEGSLKTAFEMVDAAIEGGAEIIKHQTHVIEDEMSSEAKKVIPGNADVSIYEIMDRCSLNEEDEIKLKKYIESKGAIFISTPFSRAAALRLERMGVSAYKIGSGECNNYPLLDLIASYGKPVILSTGMNDIPSIRKSVEIFRKYKTPLCLLHTTNLYPTPDHLIRIGAMEEMQREFSDVVVGLSDHSIDNLACLGAVAAGASVLERHFTDNKARSGPDICCSMDGAECAELISQSKRMAQMRGGSKGAVKEEQVTIDFAYASVVTIKEIKAGEAFTKDNLWVKRPGTGDFLADDYEMLLGKKASQNIDFDVQLKKEFIK; from the coding sequence ATGACTAATCCGGTATTTGAAATCTCAGGCCGTAAAGTAGGCTTAGACTATGCCCCTCTTGTTATTGCTGAAATTGGTATTAACCATGAAGGATCTTTAAAAACAGCATTTGAAATGGTTGATGCTGCAATTGAAGGTGGTGCAGAGATAATTAAACATCAAACTCATGTTATTGAAGATGAGATGAGTAGTGAAGCTAAAAAAGTTATCCCAGGTAATGCAGATGTATCAATTTATGAAATCATGGATCGTTGTTCTTTAAATGAAGAAGATGAAATAAAATTAAAGAAATATATCGAATCTAAAGGTGCTATTTTTATTAGTACGCCATTTTCAAGAGCCGCTGCTTTACGTTTAGAAAGAATGGGTGTATCAGCTTATAAAATTGGTTCAGGTGAATGTAATAACTATCCGTTATTAGATCTAATTGCGAGTTACGGTAAACCTGTAATTTTAAGCACTGGTATGAATGATATCCCTTCTATCAGAAAATCAGTTGAAATATTCAGAAAGTATAAGACACCTCTTTGTTTATTACATACGACAAATTTGTACCCAACACCAGACCATTTAATTCGCATTGGTGCTATGGAAGAAATGCAACGTGAATTTTCAGATGTAGTTGTTGGTTTATCAGATCATAGTATTGATAATTTAGCCTGTCTAGGTGCTGTAGCAGCTGGTGCGTCAGTGTTAGAACGTCATTTTACAGATAATAAAGCTCGCTCTGGTCCTGATATTTGTTGTTCAATGGATGGTGCTGAATGTGCTGAGTTAATCTCACAATCAAAACGCATGGCACAAATGCGTGGTGGTTCAAAGGGAGCTGTTAAAGAAGAGCAAGTTACAATTGATTTCGCTTATGCAAGCGTTGTGACAATTAAAGAAATCAAAGCCGGTGAGGCATTTACGAAAGATAACCTTTGGGTAAAACGTCCCGGTACGGGTGACTTTTTAGCGGATGATTATGAAATGCTATTAGGTAAAAAAGCGAGTCAAAATATCGACTTTGATGTGCAGCTTAAAAAAGAGTTTATAAAATAA
- the siaB gene encoding N-acylneuraminate cytidylyltransferase, producing MKIALITARGGSKGLPRKNILPVGDIPLIGWSIQAALDSNLIDSVFVSTEDQEIADVSLKLGAKIIPRPNTLALDTSGSEEVIEHAIKYLEASNLNFDTLVLLQPTSPLRTSLHINEAIELYEGKNASCVISVFEPIHTPIKAYVEKDDGSMSGLYSKSAPYSRRQDLPRAFQPNGAIYAFSVEKFKEYNQIPRENVYPYVMSEYNSADIDTLDDLLNVELILKSKQND from the coding sequence ATGAAAATAGCTTTAATTACCGCAAGAGGTGGCTCTAAAGGACTACCTAGAAAAAATATTTTACCAGTTGGTGATATCCCATTAATTGGTTGGTCTATTCAAGCTGCGCTAGATAGTAATTTAATTGATAGTGTTTTTGTTTCTACAGAAGACCAAGAAATTGCTGATGTTAGTTTAAAGCTAGGCGCTAAAATTATACCTAGGCCTAACACATTAGCACTGGATACTTCAGGTAGTGAAGAAGTTATAGAACATGCGATAAAATATTTAGAAGCAAGTAATCTAAATTTTGATACGTTAGTATTACTTCAACCAACATCTCCATTAAGAACAAGTTTACATATTAATGAAGCTATCGAGTTATATGAAGGAAAAAATGCAAGTTGTGTGATTAGTGTTTTTGAGCCAATACACACGCCTATTAAAGCATATGTAGAAAAAGATGATGGCTCTATGTCTGGTTTATATAGTAAAAGTGCACCTTACTCTAGACGTCAAGACCTACCTAGGGCTTTTCAGCCTAATGGTGCTATTTATGCTTTTTCGGTAGAAAAATTTAAAGAATATAATCAAATCCCAAGAGAAAACGTGTATCCATATGTTATGTCTGAATATAATTCAGCTGACATTGATACTTTAGATGATCTACTTAACGTTGAATTAATTTTAAAGAGTAAACAAAATGACTAA